The region tccccttttgctGGACTTTGCCCCGGCAAAGTCTTGATGACTCCCCAGACGTTTGGGGGACGGCGGGACGCCGGTTCTGCCGGGATCTGCCTCTTCCCTGCCGGCTCGCCTCGCCCTGCCCGCCGGGCGATGCCGACTTCGGGGCGAGGCGCTGGGCTGTGGTTCTCCCGGTTTAACCGTGCCCAACCGGCAACTCCCGGTGAGGCGATTCTCACCGGGACGTGCCGGGGATCCCCTCAACTGGCGGAGAATCGGTGATTCCTCCCGGTGAGGCGCCGGGGGGGGAGTGTGACCCCTCAAGGTTACCGGCGTTTCAGCGATAGGCCTGCGGGAATTTGCTTCTTTTTGGATTGTAGGTTAATCCCGGATTAACGGAAAAACCAGCGGTGGGTTAGGCACGGGGCGGCTCTTACCGagtctctccctctcccttcatGATTTCTTGCCGTTTTTCCCTGTAGGATTCGCCTCGCCACGCCAAGCTCATCCCGGCGGAATCCACAGCCCTGGCGCAGCGTTATCCCGAGAAGCCGCCGGTGTCCTGGGAACTTTCCGAGCTGGATGATCGATTCTTCGGTGAGATCAGAGCTGAATGACGGACAAACGCTTCCGGAGGACGAGAAAGCAAAAGCTCGTTGGGATAATTAGTTGGCAAACATGCGTTTGGGATTGGACTGAGGGGATTTCTCCAGCCTCGCTCCTCCGTGCCTTTGGATCCGGTGTCGCCGAGTGACTCTGCGCCAAGTTGCCAGGGATCGCCCCCCCCGCTGAGGCTTAACGGGACCCCCAGACcccattttgggggattttgggtgCTTAAAGCCAGGGCAGGGAGCACCCGGGGAGGGGGAAATGGTACCGAAACGCCGATTCCTGTCTCTGGAGCCTGCGGTGAAGCTCTGGGAAAGCGCCGGGATACAGGGATAAGCCGCCCCCCTCCCCGTTCTGAGGGGCCGCGGGTGATGCTGGTGAGGGAGCCGGCGGCTCCGCACCCTGTTCCCGGTGGGATTCACCCCATTTTCCGGCAAAACCCCTCGCCATGGCCGAGCACCCGGAGCTGGTGGCGGAGATGCCGGCGGTGGCGCGGCTGAGCACGCCGGAACGGCTGAAACACGCTCAGAAACGCCGGGCCCAGCAGCTGAAAAAATGGGCACAGACGGAAAAGGAGATGCAGGGGATGAAGAGCGGAgctgagaggaagaggaagaggaggaagagcaacAGCCAAGGGAAGAGGGTGACGTTCCCCGCCAGTGTCCAGCTACTGGAGGCGGCCGCCCGGCACGACGCGGAGGAAGGTGGGGGACACCGCTGGGCacggcagagctgctgctttcagGGCTTTGGGAAGCCTTCAACCCCCCAGCTCCCAAAATCACCCTGTTTGGGGGTTAAAACCGTGACGTAAATCCTTATTTTACctccaaatttcccccaaaatgaACCAGCCTCCGTCAACACGGGTGACGGTGTCTGCGGTGCGGCGGGATCTTGACGCTCCAGTGAAAATATAACGTGGGCGGGATGCTCCAAGTTGTGACcctggttaatttttttttttctttttttttttccactatttttGGCCTCCGCAGTCCGGCAGTTCCTTCAGAGCGGCGCCAGCCCCGACCTCTGCAACGAGGACGGTCTCACCGCGCTGCACCAGGTAACGCCGCTTTTACCCGGTTCCTTCCGGTGACGCCGCGTCGTGGATCGAACAGTGACCCCGGGGCTTGCAAAAAAAGGGGGTTTCCCCCATTTTGGTGCCTCCCCATAACCGCCGCCGGTGGTTTTTCCCCCCAGTGCTGCATAGATGATTACGGTGACGTGGTGACGGTGCTGCTGGAAGCCGGCGCCGACGTCAACGCCCGCGACAGCGAACTCTGGACGCCGCTTCACGCCGCCGCCACCTGCGGCCACCTCCGCCTGGTCCAGCTCCTCATCCGACGGTACCACAGCGGGTAAAAAGAGGCCCCGGGGTGCCACGGGTTGTCCtgattccttcttttttttccctaaaacagcGGCGCCGACCTTTTGGCTGTCAACTCGGATGGGAACATGCCCTACGACCTCTGCGAGGACGAGGTGACCCTCGATTGCATCGAAACGGCCATGGCGGAGCAGGGTGAGCGTCACCGGCTGAAGGCAGGGATGTGGCAGGACCCCGGGGTGTCCCCTTCCCGCTGTCACCTcttgtgtgtgtcccctccccgtTAGGGATCACTCAGGAGAAGATCGAGGAGGCTCGTGCCGCCACGGAGCGCGACATGGTGCAGGAGATCCGGCagctggtgcaggcaggagccGATTTGGACGCGCCGCGGGGTCACGGCGCCACGTTGGTAGGACGGGCAGAGGGGGGGGGATGCCATTTTGGGGAGGAAGGGGGTGACAACACCACCAGAGCTGTCCCCAACCGTCTCCCCGTCCCCGGCAGCTGCACATCGCGGCGGCCAACGGTTACACCGAGGCGGccgagctgctgctggagcaccGCGCCGGCGTCGCCGCCAAGGACGAGGACGGCTGGGAGCCGCTGCACGCCGCCGCTTGCTGGGGACaggtgggtgcaggcagcagcccctccCACATTTTTGCTACCCCTGCCAAATTTTTGCTGCCTTTACCCGTTTCTTGTCACCCCTGCCAGATTCTTGCCACATTTTTGCCACCCTTACCAGCTTTTTTGCCACCTCTGCCAGATTCTTGCCACCCTTACCAGATTTTCCTGCCCCTGCCAAGTTCTTGCCACCCTTACCAAATTTTTTGCTGCCCCTGCCAGATTTTTGCCACCCATGACGGATTCTTGGTGCTGCTGCCAGATTCTTGCCACCCTTGAAAAATTTTTGCCACCATTACTAGCTTCTTGCCACCACTGCCAGATTTTTGCCATCCTTACCAAATTCTTGCCACCCCCGTCAGATTCTTGCCACACTTGCCGAATTTTTGCCACCCTTACCAGCTTTTTACCACCCCTGCCAGATTCTTGCCACCCCCTACCAGATTTTCCTGCCCCTGCCAGGTTCTTGCCACCCCCGCCAGACTGTTGCCACACTTACCAAATTCTTGCTGCCCCTGCCAGATTTCTGCCACCCATGCCAGATTCTTAGTGCTGCTGCCAGATTCTTGCCACCCTTGACAAATTTTTGCCACCATTACTAGCTTCTTGCCACCACTGCCGGATTTTTGCCACCCTTACCATATTCTTGCCGCCCCTGCCAGCTTCTTGCTGTGGCTGCCAGATTCTTGTCACCCTTACCAGATTTTTGCCACCCCTGCCGGATTTTTGCCACCCCTGCCAGGTTCTTGCCACCTGTATCAGATTCTTGCCACCCTTACCAAATTCTTTCCGCCCCTGCTGGATTTTTGCCACCCCTGCTGGATTTTTGCCACCCCTGCCCGGTTCTTGCCACCCTTACCAAATTCTTGCCGCCCCTGCCAGTTTCTTGCCACCCCTGCCAGATTCTTGCCACCCTTGCCAAATTTTTGCCACCATTACCAGCTTTTTGACACCCCTGCAAGCTTCTTGCCACCTTTACCAGATTCTTGCctcccctcacccc is a window of Athene noctua chromosome 2, bAthNoc1.hap1.1, whole genome shotgun sequence DNA encoding:
- the PPP1R16A gene encoding protein phosphatase 1 regulatory subunit 16A — its product is MAEHPELVAEMPAVARLSTPERLKHAQKRRAQQLKKWAQTEKEMQGMKSGAERKRKRRKSNSQGKRVTFPASVQLLEAAARHDAEEVRQFLQSGASPDLCNEDGLTALHQCCIDDYGDVVTVLLEAGADVNARDSELWTPLHAAATCGHLRLVQLLIRRGADLLAVNSDGNMPYDLCEDEVTLDCIETAMAEQGITQEKIEEARAATERDMVQEIRQLVQAGADLDAPRGHGATLLHIAAANGYTEAAELLLEHRAGVAAKDEDGWEPLHAAACWGQVPLVELLVAHGADLNSKSVLDETPLDVCGDEEIRAKLLELKHKHDAVMKSHDKHKSLLQRRTSSAGSRGKVVRRVSVSERTNLYRKEHEREAIVWQRAERRDSEDEDRQTDADLRRRFPDPTESPDPPEPPPQRNGAALYTKKHGAGASSTTDPPRDKSHHTLADLKRHRAAAKLQRPRPEDTPGAGNPVATIPQIAGTGGTGDPPLLKLTAPAEETPAAKQRCCKVM